CGCGGTCCGGTCGTAGGGCTGACCCTGACCATAGGGCTGCTGTTGCTGGCCGTAAGGCGGCTGGTTCTGGCCGTAGGCCGGGCCCTGACCATTGGGATTCTGCTGCGGCGCATTGAAGAAGTCCTGCGGCGGACCGTTGGGCGCGGTGCCGGGCCCCGGCGCCTCGACCACGCTTTCGCCTTGCTCATTCAGCCAAGGCAATTGCTGGGGCGCCGGCTCGTCCTGCCCCGGTGTCTGCGGCGCACCCGCGGCCTGCTGGTCAGGCGCGGGCTGCGCAGGCGCATTTCCGCCTGTATCCTTGGGCGCGGCGGCCTTCTTGGCGGCGCCGCCTGACGTGGCGGTGTCGCCGGACTTGGCGGTATCCTTGGACTTGGGCTGTGCCTTGGCGCTGGAGGCCTCGGCTTCTTCCTGCTGCTTGGCCGCAAGCGCCTGCTCATAGGCCAGCGCGCGCTTCTTGGGCGGAGGCGCCTTCGTCATCGTGTCGGCGATCGGCTCGTTGAACAGCAGCATCCAGACCGCGCCCAGCGCGATGATGCTCATGCTAGCCGAGAAGAACAGTAGCTTCTTGATGGTCGTAACTCCCCTCTTCAACCGCATTTGGCTGAGAAAAGGCGGCAATTGCGTGTCTTAGGCCAGTATTCTGCCTACGTTAACCCTAAAATTCCGTGAAGCGGCACGGGGCCGCAGCACCTGATTGTGGCCGGTGTCCGGGCGGTTCATGCACCAAAAACCCGCTCACCGGCGCTATAGTCTTGAGCGTAATGACGTGCATGACCGCTCCAACATTCCTCACGCTTACGGGACCCAAATCGGGCACATCCATGACAGGCGACCGTTCCGTCTTTTGACCGATCCGTCTTGGCAACTGCCGCCAATCAATCAAGAGGTACATTTCGTAGATGTTGTCCTATGTCGAACATGACAATGCCCAGGCCGTCGAAATCCACATTGGCGGCAAGGTATCGACCGAGGAGTTCGACCGCGTCGCGGACAAGTTGGAAGCCTTCATTGCGCGCCATGGCCAGGTGCGTGTCCTGGAACAAATCTCCGATTTCGAAGGCATGGATGCCGCCGCGCTGTGGCACGACGTCAAGTTCAGCCTCCGTCACCTCAAGGATTTCAATCGCATCGCCATCGTCTGCGACCCGCATATCCGCAATCTGTGGTCCAGCTTCGTGGCTCCCTTCATCACCTGCGAGGTCGAGCATTTCGAGCCGGACCAGATCGCCGAAGCCCGCGACTGGCTGATGTGGCCGGAAGGCGCCGCCGACGTCTGAGGAACTGGCGCAGCGCCTGCCCTCTGGCGCCTACTCCCTCTTCCCTATCCTTGCGCGTCCGGCGGCTCAGGCGTGGACGGCGCCGCCTCGGGCGCGACCTGGATCGACTGCAGATAGGCGATGATCGAATCCACCTCATCGGGTGGAAACACGAAGACGGGCATGTCCGGATGCCCGGACATGATGCCTTCGGCCAGCGATTCTGCCAGGTCGTCGACGGGATAGTTCTCGGAAAGAACGCGGAACGGCGGCGCGTCCTTGTTGGGGCTCTCGCCCGTCGCCCCGATCGCGTGGCAGCGGCCGCAATGCTCGCGGACGATCGCCTCGCCCTTGGCGATCGCCTCGCCCTTGGCCATCGCGTCGCCCTTGGCCATCGGCTCTTCGTCGGCGCCGAGCGCTGGCAATGTCGTGAGAACCAGCAGTGCCGTCAGCACGCCGCGTTCGAAAAAGCCGCCCAGTCCCCGCCGCATGGCCTCCGCCTCAAGTTTGATTCGAGCCTCGCATAGCTATAGCGCAAATTGCGCGCGCACCGCTGAGATAGGTCAAGATGCGGACGCGGTTCCAGCCGCCAGCCGAAAAAAGCGGCCGGAAAACAAAAAGCCACGCCGTAGCGCGGAGCTACAGGGGCGTGGCAACAACAACTCCCGACCCGCGCTGAGCGCTGCGGGTTTTCCACAGGCTGTGCACGGCAATACTGCACTTTTCTCAATCGAGCCCCCGGTGGTGGAGGCTGATGGCCTCTGTAGGCTGAAATGCCCTGAGACCTCGTGAGGCTAACTGTGTTTCAGGCGTTCCATCTCGTCTTTGAGGTAGAGCTTCCGGCGCTTCAGCTCGGCAATTTTGAAGGCGTCCGCCGTGGGCCTTCCTTGTTCTTCATCGATCTTCCGATCCAAAGCGCGGTGTTTCAAAGCCAATTCATCGAGATGCGCTTCTAACGCCATACCGGACCTCCAGATTGAATTGTCAATGTAACTATTCTGACAAAGAGACCGGGGCTTGTCTAATCACGGCTGATTGGGTGGTCGTTTCGACGCAACCCCCAAGAATTGGACCGCCTGGACCTCCGATCCAGCGGACGGGCTCTTGCGCCACTAGCGGTTCGGCAAGATACTCCCGGCCACACGAACAAGGAGCGCCCGATGGAGAGCGAGGAGATCCGCGAGCTTCGGGCTGTACTGGGTAGGCTCAAACAAGAGCACCGCGACCTGGACAGTGCGATCAACGCGCTGGAGGAGTCGGGCCGCGCGGACGCATTGCAGCTCAAGCGCCTTAAGAAGAAGAAGCTTTTTTTGAAAGACGAGATCATCCGGATCGAAGACGAACTGCTTCCCGATATTATCGCTTGAGTTTTCGGTCGGCCGCCGCCAGGACGGCGAGGCCCAGCAGCCCCGCGAAAATCTCGATACCCAGATAGATCAGCAGCAGCGGGCTCGACCGCCCGTCGACCGCGAGGCTGATCAGCCGGCCGGCTGCGATGGACCAGGCGAAGCCGATCACTGTGATCACGGCGACGCGCTGCCACGCGGGGTTGAACGCGGAGACGGCCCAAAACAGCCCGACACCGAGATAAAGGCTCATGACGCCCCGGTAAATATGCGTCTGGTCCGTGCTCAAATCCGGCATGGTCAGAAACATCGGCAGGGTTTTTGCCGGCGCGAAGCCGTAGTTGAGCGCGATCGGCACGATCAGAAAGGCCGACCCCAAAAGGAACAGCCGCATCAGCTTGTCGACTTTGGGCACAACCACGGTTTCGGACATTCAGCTCTCTCGCTCTTCTTTGGGATCGATCAGAATCGTAGGCCCCGATCATGCCGCCTTTTCCGACGCTTGGCTTGTCTGATTCTGCTCCGGCTGGGGCCCTAACTCTGCAAAGCCCCTTAAGCCTGATGCGAGAACCACCCGAAACCCGCCTTGCCAACCCCCCTGGCCTCCCTATAATCGCGCGCTTTCCGCGATCCGCCTTCGGGCGGTTTTTTTGATGGGCGAAAGCATGAGCGAGGCGACCCCCGCCGTCGGCATCATCATGGGAAGCCGGTCGGACTGGCCCACCCTGAAGGCAGCCGCAAAAATCCTGGACGCGCTCAAGGTGCCGTACGAGACGAAAGTCGTTTCGGCCCACCGGACCCCGCAGCGCCTCTATGATTATGCTACGAGCGCGCGCGGCCGGGGCCTGAAGGTCATCATTGCCGGCGCCGGCGGGGCCGCGCATCTGCCCGGCATGGCCGCCTCCATGACCACGCTGCCAGTCCTCGGCGTGCCGGTCGAAAGCAAATCCTTGAAGGGGCTCGACAGCCTCCTGTCCATCGCACAAATGCCGGGCGGGGTCCCGGTCGGCACGCTTGCCATCGGTAAGGCTGGCGCCACCAATGCGGGGCTCCTTGCGGCCAGCATTCTGGCCGTGTCGGACGCCGGCTTGGCGTCGCGTCTGGAGGCGTGGCGCAGCGCCCAGTCCGATGCGGTCGCCGAGACCGTCGAGGATAATGACTGACGTCCCGCTGCCACCCGGCAGCACGATCGGCATTCTGGGCGGCGGTCAGCTCGGCCGCATGCTGTCCGCTGCCGCCAGCCGGCTCGGCCTCAAGACACATATCTACAACGACACCCCGGACGCCCCGGCCTTCCACGTCGCGGCGAAGGGAAGCGTCGGGGACTATGACGATCTGGACGCGGTCGCCAGCTTCGCGCGCCAAGTCGACGCGGTGACGTGCGAATTCGAGAACGTGCCTGCTGCGGCCCTGGAGGCCGCCGGTGCGGAGGCCCCGGTCTTCCCGCCCGTGAAATCCTTCGAGGTCGCCCAGGACCGGCTCACCGAGAAGGACTTCGTGAGCGCTCTCGGCATCGCTGTCGCGCCCTATGCCGCCATCGACACGCTTGCGGACCTGAAGGAATCCATCCTGCGGGTGCCGCCGCCGTGCCTGCTCAAAACCCGCCGCTTCGGCTATGACGGCAAGGGGCAGGCCCGGATCCACACGCTCTGCGAAGCCGAAAGCGCCTGGGAGAGCATCGGCGAGGCCCCGGCGATCCTGGAAGGCATGGTCGCGTTCGAGCGCGAGCTCTCGGTCGTGACGGTGCGTGGGCGGGACGGAACCGTGCGTTTCTACGATGTGGTCGAGAATGTGCACAAAGACGGCATCCTCGACACCAGTGCGGTCCCGGCGAAGATCCCGTCCGCTCTGGAGACGGAGGCGCAGGCAATCGCCGGCAAGATCGCCGAGGCGCTCGGCCATGTGGGCGTCCTCACCGTGGAGATGTTCCAGACCGGCGGCGACAAGCCCGGCCTCACCGTGAACGAGATCGCCCCCCGCGTCCATAATTCGGGGCATTGGACCCAAGACGCCTGCCTTGTCAGTCAGTTCGAAAACCACGTCCGGGCCATCTGCGGCTGGCCGCTCGGCGACGTGGCCCGCCACAGCGACGCCGTAATGACCAACCTCATCGGCAGCGAGGCCGACGACTGGCGCCGATACGCCGCCGAACCCGGCACCGCAGTGCATCTCTACGGCAAGGCGGAGGCCCGCCCCGGTCGCAAAATGGGCCATATCAACCGAATTTCCCCGAAAACATAGGCCCCCGCGACGCGCTCACGGTCTGGACAACCCGCCGCAGGTTTGCTAGAGCACCCTCTGGATGCGTGATTCAGGCGATCCGCAAATGGGTTGCTTTGGCTTCGCTCCAATCCCAAAACCAACGCTAATTCGGAGATTAGAGACGCGTGCAAGTCGTCGTTCGCGATAACAATGTCGATCAGGCCCTCCGGGCGCTGAAGAAGAAAATGCAGCGCGAAGGCATCTTCCGCGAGATGAAGCTCCGTAACTATTACGAGAAGCCCTCCGAGAAGCGTGCCCGCGAAAAGGCCGAGGCCATCCGCCGGGCGCGGAAGCTGGCCCGCAAGAAGGCCCAGCGTGAGTCTGGCGTTGGCGGACGCCCTCGCGGCCGCCGCTAAGACCACTCTTCAAAAGCACAGCGCTGCCAAGAGCCGGGAAGATCCTTCCCGGCTTTGTCGTGTTTGCACGCCTTCAAGGAGTGAAGCGGTACGGCGAACAGATTTCCGGTAGCGCAAAGAAAAGGCCGGCATCGCTGCCGGCCTTCTTGTGTCTGTCGCTACGACGAGCGCTGTTAGCGTTCTGCCGCGGCAGCAGCCGGAACCTCCACCGGCCGCCCGGCGCGGGCCGCGCTCTGGGGTTCGACCGCGGGCACCGCTTCGGTACCGAGACCGGCCAGGAAGTCGCGGACCCGGGCCCAGGCCCCTTGCTCGAAGAGGTCGTTGTGTCCTGCGCGCGGCACGACCGTGAGGGTCTTCGGATCGCTGGCCGCATGAAACACGCGGCGCGCCATATCGAGCGGGATGACCGCATCGCGGCCGCCATGGATGATGAAGAGGGGCACGTCGACAGAGCCGATACGGTCGACGGTACGGTACTGGTCGACCATGATCTGTTTCAGGGGCAGAAGCGGCCAAGCCAGCTTGCCCACGTCGACGACAGATGTGAACGGCGATTCCAGCACCAAGGCCTCGGCCGGACGCTGCTGACAGACCTGGGTCGCAACGCCGGTGCCGAGCGACTCGCCGTAAAGCACGATGTCACGGGGCGGCACACCCAGCCCGCGCAAGGCGTCGTAAGCGCTCACCGCATCCCTCACGATACGTTTCTCGGAGGGGCGGCCGGACGACCCGCCGAAGCCGCGATAGTTGACGATGAAGACGCCGTAGCCGTCTCCGGCGATTGTCTTGATCTTGCCTGCCCGGGCGGCGGCGTTGCCGCTGTTGCCGGGGAAGTACAGGAGGGTGCGCTTGCCGTTCGCAGCCGGCCGGTACCAGGCGATCAGTTTCTTCCCGTCGGGCGCCTTGAAGACGATCTCCTCGACACCCGTCAGGCCTGCTTCGCGCGGGTCGATACGCTTCCGGTCCGGTACATACAGGAAATAGCGATGAAGCAGCCGCGCCACGATGCAAAACAGCGCGAAAATCACGAAAAGAGCTAGAAAAAGGTTCAACATGACCCTGTCTGCGCCTCTCTTATATTTATTTTTGGTCGGCCCGCAAAATACGGACCATGTATGAATGGCGCCTGAACAGGCCATTCATAAGATAGAGCTCTACATGAAGCTCCAATTATCAGAGTTTATGCTTGCCTAATGGCGTATTTTGATCTTGGAAGCTCTAATTAACCTTTGGATAAGAGCCGTCTAGATCTCATGCTAGATGGTCCGGACGGTGGGGGAATCAATGGACGAAAGTCACACGCCGCACCGCACAGCCGCCAAGGCTCAGGGGCGTAAGCGACGATTGAAGCCGCAAAATGGGCGAATCCCGGCCGCACGTTGGCAGTTCTTCGTTGAATTCTAGACGGTTAACTCTATCGCACCGGTCGAGGCTGAGCGGGCGCGGGGCGGTGGACTGCCGCGCTGTGATGGAATGCACAGCGCGTTTTCCCGTCTGCCACTAGCTTGTTGTCACTGACCAAGAGAGACGACCGGCGGCTTTCCGGCCCCCTCCGCCCCCGAGGCGGGCAGCTGCCGCCAAAAAGTACTCGAACGGCCTCGCGCTTCGCCCCCCGTAGCGCAAAAGCCGTTTCACCAGCAAAGGTCCGGAGTTCCCCCCTCCGGACCTTTGTCATGTCTGGCCTCCGGAGTGGACCGGGACGAGGCCGCTGTTATCATCCGAATTCATGGGCGAGATCGGCGACATAGAACTTTTTGCCTCGCTCGGCGAGGAAAGCGCCAGGCGCTTCGCTCCGGCAGTTTCGTGGCGCACCTACCCGGCGAACGAACTGGTCATCGACATGGACGACCCGTCGACCGACGTGCTTTTCGTCGTCAGCGGCTCGGTGCGGGTCATCCACCGCGCCGACGATGGGAAGCAGGTTATCCTCGGTGAGCTGGGGCCCGGCTCCATGTTCGGAGAAATGGCGGCTATCGACGGCATCCCCCGCTCCGCAAGCGTCACGACGATGCAGACGTCCCTCATCGGTTCCATGCGGGCCGCGGCCTTCATGGACGTTCTCGCGCACGAACCGGAGGTGTGCCGCACGGTGCTCAACATGCTGGTGGGGCGCATCCGCTCCCTCAACCTGCAGCTTTACGAGCATGCCTACCTGACGGCCTCCGAGCGGCTTTACGCCGAGCTCTTGCGGCTGTCGCGCCCGCGCCCAGGCCATGACGGACAGCGGAGCATCTCGCCCCCGCCAAACCAGCAGGATCTCGCCGAGCGCATCGGCTCGCGCCGCGAGGTGGTCTCCCGCGCGTTGCGCGCGCTGGAGAAGGACGGGCTCGTAGAGAAGACACGCGGCGCGCTGGTGTTGACCGACCCCGGCGCGCTCAACCGGCGCATTTCCCTCGAAGGCCTCTGGGTCAAATTCGACCAGTAGCTTGCTCAAGGCAGCATCTAAGGCCGCGGTGCCGTAAGCACGCGGCTTAGATCGACTTGCTAGATCGACTTGGCGATCTCTTCGGTCATCTTCTTCGCGTCGCCCAGCACCATCATCGTGTTGTCTTTGTAGAAGACCGGGTTGTCGATGCCGGCATAACCGGATGCGAGCGAGCGCTTGTTGAAGAGCACGGTTCCGGACTTCCACACCTGCAGCACGGGCATGCCGTAGATCGGCGAAGTCGGATCGTCCTCGGCGGCCGGGTTCACCACGTCATTGGCGCCAATAATGTAGACCACGTCGGTCTGCGCAAACTCCGAGTTGATGTCCTCGAGTTCGAACACCTCGTCGTAGGGCACGTTGGCCTCGGCCAGAAGGACGTTCATATGCCCCGGCATGCGGCCGGCGACCGGGTGGATGGCGAACTTGACCTCGACGCCTGCCTCTTTCAGTTCGTCGGTCATTTCCCGCAAGGCATGCTGCGCTTGCGCGACGGCCATGCCGTAACCGGGGACGATGATGACCTTCTCCGCATTCTTCATCAGGAAGGCCGCGTCCTCGGCCGAGCCGAGCTTGACCGGCTTCTGCTCGCCGCCGGCGGCGGGGCCCGCGGTCTCGCCGCCGAAGCCGCCGAGAATGACGCTGATGAACGACCGGTTCATGCCCTTACACATGATGTAGGACAGGATTGCGCCCGAGGAACCGACGAGCGCGCCCGTCACGATCAGCGCCGTGTTGCCCAGGGTGAAGCCGATACCGGCCGCCGCCCAGCCCGAGTACGAGTTCAGCATCGAGATCACGACCGGCATGTCGGCGCCGCCGATGGGGACAATGATGAGCACGCCCAAGAGCAGCGAGAGCGCAACGATC
This genomic window from Methyloceanibacter caenitepidi contains:
- a CDS encoding Crp/Fnr family transcriptional regulator, which produces MGEIGDIELFASLGEESARRFAPAVSWRTYPANELVIDMDDPSTDVLFVVSGSVRVIHRADDGKQVILGELGPGSMFGEMAAIDGIPRSASVTTMQTSLIGSMRAAAFMDVLAHEPEVCRTVLNMLVGRIRSLNLQLYEHAYLTASERLYAELLRLSRPRPGHDGQRSISPPPNQQDLAERIGSRREVVSRALRALEKDGLVEKTRGALVLTDPGALNRRISLEGLWVKFDQ
- a CDS encoding DUF4345 domain-containing protein, whose product is MSETVVVPKVDKLMRLFLLGSAFLIVPIALNYGFAPAKTLPMFLTMPDLSTDQTHIYRGVMSLYLGVGLFWAVSAFNPAWQRVAVITVIGFAWSIAAGRLISLAVDGRSSPLLLIYLGIEIFAGLLGLAVLAAADRKLKR
- a CDS encoding NAD(P)(+) transhydrogenase (Re/Si-specific) subunit beta; the protein is MSSELVALLYLVSGVLFILALRGLSSPETSRQGNYMGMAGMAIAVATTLAVARPDSALSWGMIIAGIAIGGTIGAVIARRIPMTAMPELVAAFHSLVGMAAVLVAAAAYYAPEAFGIGTPGNIRVASLVEMSLGAAIGAITFTGSVIAFAKLSGRMSGAPIILPARHLINIALGVALIACIVLFCQQQTPLLFWAIVALSLLLGVLIIVPIGGADMPVVISMLNSYSGWAAAGIGFTLGNTALIVTGALVGSSGAILSYIMCKGMNRSFISVILGGFGGETAGPAAGGEQKPVKLGSAEDAAFLMKNAEKVIIVPGYGMAVAQAQHALREMTDELKEAGVEVKFAIHPVAGRMPGHMNVLLAEANVPYDEVFELEDINSEFAQTDVVYIIGANDVVNPAAEDDPTSPIYGMPVLQVWKSGTVLFNKRSLASGYAGIDNPVFYKDNTMMVLGDAKKMTEEIAKSI
- a CDS encoding c-type cytochrome, with amino-acid sequence MRRGLGGFFERGVLTALLVLTTLPALGADEEPMAKGDAMAKGEAIAKGEAIVREHCGRCHAIGATGESPNKDAPPFRVLSENYPVDDLAESLAEGIMSGHPDMPVFVFPPDEVDSIIAYLQSIQVAPEAAPSTPEPPDAQG
- a CDS encoding 5-(carboxyamino)imidazole ribonucleotide synthase, with the translated sequence MTDVPLPPGSTIGILGGGQLGRMLSAAASRLGLKTHIYNDTPDAPAFHVAAKGSVGDYDDLDAVASFARQVDAVTCEFENVPAAALEAAGAEAPVFPPVKSFEVAQDRLTEKDFVSALGIAVAPYAAIDTLADLKESILRVPPPCLLKTRRFGYDGKGQARIHTLCEAESAWESIGEAPAILEGMVAFERELSVVTVRGRDGTVRFYDVVENVHKDGILDTSAVPAKIPSALETEAQAIAGKIAEALGHVGVLTVEMFQTGGDKPGLTVNEIAPRVHNSGHWTQDACLVSQFENHVRAICGWPLGDVARHSDAVMTNLIGSEADDWRRYAAEPGTAVHLYGKAEARPGRKMGHINRISPKT
- a CDS encoding STAS/SEC14 domain-containing protein, coding for MLSYVEHDNAQAVEIHIGGKVSTEEFDRVADKLEAFIARHGQVRVLEQISDFEGMDAAALWHDVKFSLRHLKDFNRIAIVCDPHIRNLWSSFVAPFITCEVEHFEPDQIAEARDWLMWPEGAADV
- the purE gene encoding 5-(carboxyamino)imidazole ribonucleotide mutase, with the protein product MSEATPAVGIIMGSRSDWPTLKAAAKILDALKVPYETKVVSAHRTPQRLYDYATSARGRGLKVIIAGAGGAAHLPGMAASMTTLPVLGVPVESKSLKGLDSLLSIAQMPGGVPVGTLAIGKAGATNAGLLAASILAVSDAGLASRLEAWRSAQSDAVAETVEDND
- the rpsU gene encoding 30S ribosomal protein S21 is translated as MQVVVRDNNVDQALRALKKKMQREGIFREMKLRNYYEKPSEKRAREKAEAIRRARKLARKKAQRESGVGGRPRGRR
- a CDS encoding YdcH family protein, which gives rise to MESEEIRELRAVLGRLKQEHRDLDSAINALEESGRADALQLKRLKKKKLFLKDEIIRIEDELLPDIIA
- a CDS encoding alpha/beta hydrolase, with product MLNLFLALFVIFALFCIVARLLHRYFLYVPDRKRIDPREAGLTGVEEIVFKAPDGKKLIAWYRPAANGKRTLLYFPGNSGNAAARAGKIKTIAGDGYGVFIVNYRGFGGSSGRPSEKRIVRDAVSAYDALRGLGVPPRDIVLYGESLGTGVATQVCQQRPAEALVLESPFTSVVDVGKLAWPLLPLKQIMVDQYRTVDRIGSVDVPLFIIHGGRDAVIPLDMARRVFHAASDPKTLTVVPRAGHNDLFEQGAWARVRDFLAGLGTEAVPAVEPQSAARAGRPVEVPAAAAAER
- a CDS encoding YdcH family protein, translating into MALEAHLDELALKHRALDRKIDEEQGRPTADAFKIAELKRRKLYLKDEMERLKHS